A stretch of the Malus sylvestris chromosome 10, drMalSylv7.2, whole genome shotgun sequence genome encodes the following:
- the LOC126588030 gene encoding aquaporin NIP1-1-like: MAETTATNGIHVLNVEDGEANHKTNQESSSFCVSVPFMQKVFAEVLGTYFVIFAGCGSVVVNLVSDNKVTFPGISIIWGLVVMVMIYSVGHISGAHFNPAVTIAFAVTKRFPLKQVPAYVGAQILGSTLAAGTLRLIFNGPQNHFAGTMPSGTPFQSFVIEFIITFYLMFVVSGVATDNRAIGELAGLAVGATVLLNVMCTGPISGASMNPARSIGPAIVSGHFKDLWVYIFGPTLGAVSGALVYNLIRFTDKPLREITKSGSFLRGVGRK; encoded by the exons ATGGCTGAGACTACAGCAACTAATGGAATCCATGTCTTGAATGTTGAAGATGGTGAAGCCAATCACAAAACCAACCAAGAATCCAGCAGCTTTTGCGTCTCTGTCCCTTTCATGCAAAAG GTATTTGCTGAGGTGCTGGGAACCTACTTTGTGATATTTGCAGGTTGTGGGTCTGTGGTGGTGAATTTGGTCTCAGACAACAAGGTGACGTTTCCTGGGATTTCAATTATTTGGGGGCTTGTTGTGATGGTCATGATTTACTCTGTTGGTCACATCTCCGGTGCCCATTTCAATCCTGCTGTCACCATTGCCTTTGCAGTGACCAAGAGGTTTCCATTGAAGCAG GTACCTGCTTATGTAGGAGCTCAAATTCTTGGATCAACTCTTGCAGCTGGTACTCTTAGACTGATCTTCAATGGGCCCCAAAACCACTTTGCAGGAACAATGCCTTCTGGAACTCCCTTCCAGTCATTTGTGATTGAATTCATCATCACATTTTACCTCATGTTTGTTGTTTCTGGAGTTGCCACTGACAACCGAGCG ATTGGAGAGCTTGCGGGGCTTGCGGTTGGCGCTACGGTTCTTCTTAACGTGATGTGTACAGG ACCGATTTCAGGAGCATCGATGAACCCGGCAAGAAGCATAGGACCTGCAATTGTATCAGGTCACTTTAAGGACCTGTGGGTATACATTTTTGGACCAACTCTTGGAGCTGTGAGTGGTGCATTGGTCTACAATCTAATCAGGTTTACGGACAAGCCGCTGCGTGAGATCACGAAGAGTGGCTCTTTCTTAAGAGGAGTGGGGCGCAAGTAA